The Juglans microcarpa x Juglans regia isolate MS1-56 chromosome 2S, Jm3101_v1.0, whole genome shotgun sequence genome has a window encoding:
- the LOC121252306 gene encoding E3 ubiquitin-protein ligase At3g02290-like isoform X1, with protein MGAVCCCLNSNGFEEYVNSNSPVYRNCMCLSCFVQNLLNAYTSLFRRGEVHSITSSIQGAASMTSAASLDDSLSDMYRSPPRPLPYDADPRYFCLQRDGLLSRREKSSSHLHEETEPLRSDVDADHMESFNSGDKWNESACEDGSKEYLSRSSLKLSQANTNIGVGSIFTSAEDEDVCPTCLEEYTQENPKIMTKCCHHFHLGCIYEWMERSVSCPVCGKVMVFDETT; from the exons ATGGGTGCTGTCTGTTGCTGTTTGAATTCCAACGGTTTTGAAGAATATGTGAATTCAAATAGTCCTGTATATAGAAACTGTATGTGTCTCAGTTGCTTTGTTCAGAACCTTTTAAATGCG TACACATCACTGTTTAGAAGAGGGGAAGTGCATTCCATCACTTCATCTATTCAGGGGGCAGCGTCTATGACTTCTGCAGCATCACTTGACGACTCTCTATCTGACATGTATCGCTCTCCTCCAAGGCCCCTACCTTACGATGCCGACCCCAGATATTTCTGCTTGCAGCGGGATGGACTGCTTTCAAGGCGTGAGAAGAGCTCAAGTCATTTACACGAGGAGACTGAACCTCTAAGAAGTGATGTTGATGCAGATCATATGGAATCTTTCAATTCAGGAGACAAATGGAATGAATCTGCTTGTGAAGATGGATCCAAAGAATATCTTTCTAGGTCCTCACTCAAGCTCTCACAGGCAAATACTAATATTGGAGTGGGGAGCATTTTTACATCAGCAGAAGATGAGGATGTCTGTCCTACATGTCTcgaag AATATACTCAAGAGAACCCAAAGATAATGACCAAGTGCTGTCATCATTTTCACCTGGGTTGCATTTATGAATGGATGGAGAGAAGTGTAAGCTGTCCAGTTTGTGGCAAG GTGATGGTATTCGATGAAACAACATGA
- the LOC121252298 gene encoding truncated transcription factor CAULIFLOWER A-like isoform X2 has translation MGRGRVQLKRIENNIRRQVTFSKRRTGLLKKAHEISVLCDVELALIVFSTKGKLFEFSSNSSMERILERYERYSHAERSLVATHDSEPQGSCRYLDQVPRLFARNEVLQRNIRNFLGGDLDPLSIRELRNIEQQLDLGLKRIRTRKNKLIDESIMELQKKEKALQEQNKLLVKQLKENGKTVLSEHAHGREQPPPSTLALPPLTIGGTFQATAMDEDAGDQTQPRRTATTLMPPWMLHHVMNGYRDSSRATP, from the exons ATGGGGAGAGGTAGGGTTCAGCTCAAGCGAATCGAGAACAATATCAGGCGGCAAGTGACGTTCTCGAAGCGGCGGACCGGTTTGCTCAAGAAAGCTCATGAGATTTCGGTGCTGTGCGATGTTGAGTTAGCTCTGATCGTGTTCTCCACCAAAGGAAAGCTCTTTGAGTTTTCCTCCAATTCGAG CATGGAGAGGATCCTGGAACGATATGAAAGGTATTCACATGCTGAACGGTCGCTTGTCGCAACTCATGATTCTGAACCACAG GGAAGCTGCAGGTATCTGGATCAGGTCCCCAGGCTTTTTGCTAGAAATGAAGTTTTACAAAGGAACATAAG GAACTTCTTGGGAGGAGATCTGGATCCCTTAAGTATAAGGGAGCTCCGTAATATTGAGCAACAGCTTGATCTAGGTCTGAAGCGCATACGAACAAGAAAG AACAAACTTATCGATGAATCTATTATGGAGCTGCAGAAGAAG GAAAAAGCCTTGCAGGAGCAAAACAAATTGCTAGTTAAACAG ctCAAGGAAAATGGAAAGACAGTACTAAGCGAGCATGCACATGGCCGAGAGCAGCCACCACCATCGACGCTAGCACTTCCACCTTTAACAATCGG aGGGACTTTCCAGGCAACGGCAATGGATGAAGATGCTGGAGATCAGACTCAGCCTAGACGTACGGCCACTACCCTCATGCCACCTTGGATGCTTCACCATGTCATGAATGGTTATAGAGACTCTTCGCGAGCCACCCCATAA